From Stigmatopora argus isolate UIUO_Sarg chromosome 14, RoL_Sarg_1.0, whole genome shotgun sequence, the proteins below share one genomic window:
- the LOC144088015 gene encoding metalloproteinase inhibitor 2-like isoform X2, producing MSRMATNWMAAAAAVLLLLLLRQEGAQACSCSALHPQQAFCRSDVVMKATVVGATEVGDNFQYIKYDINQTKMYKGPNKDFDAIYTGSNPMACGVELNNGTEYLIMGRLKPDGSLHIDLCSFLSVPWEISRVMQKKSVLKLYQMGCACTITRCTSVPCGVSSRAECLWTDYLTEKKTYGGQARHFACIKRADGSCAWYRGNVSPKKEFMDIEDP from the exons ATGAGTCGGATGGCGACAAACTGGATGGCGGCTGCCGCCGccgtgctgctgctgcttctgcTGCGACAGGAAGGAGCGCAAGCTTGCAGTTGTAGCGCTTTGCACCCGCAACAGGCGTTTTGCCGCTCGGATGTCG TAATGAAGGCGACAGTGGTTGGAGCGACAGAGGTTGGTGACAATTTCCAATATATCAAGTATGACATCAACCAGACCAAG ATGTACAAAGGCCCCAACAAGGATTTTGATGCCATCTACACGGGGTCCAATCCCATGGCATGTGGCGTCGAGCTGAACAATGGCACCGAGTATTTAATCATGG GTCGACTGAAACCCGACGGTTCTCTGCACATCGATCTGTGCAGTTTCCTTTCGGTGCCGTGGGAAATCTCCAGAGTCATGCAGAAGAAGAGCGTGCTGAAGCTATACCAAATGGGCTGCGCTTGCACG ATCACACGCTGCACTTCGGTCCCGTGCGGGGTCAGCAGCCGGGCCGAGTGCCTGTGGACCGACTACCTGACGGAAAAGAAGACCTACGGCGGGCAGGCCCGCCATTTTGCCTGCATCAAGAGAGCCGACGGCTCTTGCGCCTGGTACCGGGGGAATGTCTCGCCCAAAAAAGAATTCATGGACATCGAAGACccttaa
- the LOC144088015 gene encoding metalloproteinase inhibitor 2-like isoform X1, producing MSLPDFPLDAMTRLPLGGGNSPGVDVYATNVNEGYTADKWLARRPVDSLGVEGSIPASSMSRMATNWMAAAAAVLLLLLLRQEGAQACSCSALHPQQAFCRSDVVMKATVVGATEVGDNFQYIKYDINQTKMYKGPNKDFDAIYTGSNPMACGVELNNGTEYLIMGRLKPDGSLHIDLCSFLSVPWEISRVMQKKSVLKLYQMGCACTITRCTSVPCGVSSRAECLWTDYLTEKKTYGGQARHFACIKRADGSCAWYRGNVSPKKEFMDIEDP from the exons ATGTCATTGCCCGATTTTCCACTGGATGCAATGACACGACTTCCACTAGGGGGAGGCAATTCCCCCGGAGTAGACGTCTACGCCACTAATGTAAATGAGGGATATAcggcggataagtggttagcacgtcggccggTGGACAGTcttggggttgagggttcgatcccag CATCGAGTATGAGTCGGATGGCGACAAACTGGATGGCGGCTGCCGCCGccgtgctgctgctgcttctgcTGCGACAGGAAGGAGCGCAAGCTTGCAGTTGTAGCGCTTTGCACCCGCAACAGGCGTTTTGCCGCTCGGATGTCG TAATGAAGGCGACAGTGGTTGGAGCGACAGAGGTTGGTGACAATTTCCAATATATCAAGTATGACATCAACCAGACCAAG ATGTACAAAGGCCCCAACAAGGATTTTGATGCCATCTACACGGGGTCCAATCCCATGGCATGTGGCGTCGAGCTGAACAATGGCACCGAGTATTTAATCATGG GTCGACTGAAACCCGACGGTTCTCTGCACATCGATCTGTGCAGTTTCCTTTCGGTGCCGTGGGAAATCTCCAGAGTCATGCAGAAGAAGAGCGTGCTGAAGCTATACCAAATGGGCTGCGCTTGCACG ATCACACGCTGCACTTCGGTCCCGTGCGGGGTCAGCAGCCGGGCCGAGTGCCTGTGGACCGACTACCTGACGGAAAAGAAGACCTACGGCGGGCAGGCCCGCCATTTTGCCTGCATCAAGAGAGCCGACGGCTCTTGCGCCTGGTACCGGGGGAATGTCTCGCCCAAAAAAGAATTCATGGACATCGAAGACccttaa